Below is a genomic region from Fulvia fulva chromosome 5, complete sequence.
ACCCAGGCAAGAACCCACTCGTCAGCGACTGCGAGGCTCTCATTGCCGATTTGGCTGGTGACGCCGACTGGCCGGTCACTACTGAGGGAGGCTCCATCACTTCCATGGGAACATGTACGCAGAGTTGTAACATCATCAAGACACTGCTGGGGCTAATCTCGCAATACAAGTTCTTTCAACGCTGTCGCTGAGGCCGCTGGTGCCAGGATTGGTAACCAGGATGTCATCGATCTCCTGAGGGACTCTATCGCCAAGTTCGCAAAGGGCGAGACTGTTGCTGGCAAGGGAACGGTCTCCATTGGTGCCGCTGGTGAGGTGCCATGTGGTACTGGATCTGGTAGCTCGCAGATCGACGTTGACTGGACTATCACTGCTGCTTAGACATGGATCTGACGGAGCGGAGAAGGCAATGTAAAGTACGGCGCTGGGGATGGCAAAAGGGAGAGGCATTGTAGAGTAACCTTGATGGCTATTGTTTTCGCATGCTCACAGGGGCGTATGCGGCATCAAGTCAATGTATCAACTTCTTCCATGTGCAGTGACATCTTGAACTGGAAGGCCGATTATGCAGAGAGAGCATCGATTCGGAAAACCCCTTGTATGCTTCTCGCAGCTCGGACTCAGTCCCCCGAAACGCCCAGCACCTAAGGTTCGAACTCTCTCGCGAACCTAGGTGTCTCTCATTCTCCATCAACTCTCCCACCTACACCACACAACACCAAACCACCATGTCAACCCACGCACCTCAAGCCCGCGCCCTCTACCGCCGTCTTCTCCGCGAACTCCCCGCCCGCTCACCCTCAATCCTCGCAAACCCATCTCCCATTCAGAAACACATCCGCCTTGACTTCTCGAACTCGCAAAGCAACAGCAACGATGCTCTGTCGTTAGCGCACCAAGCACAAAAGCCCATTGAACATCGCTTCGCAGAGGCCGAGCAGTTCGCACAATATCTCACGGCGCAGAGGCAGTATACGACGCTGATCGAACGGTATAACCCGGGAATGAATATGAGTGAGGAGGACAAGGTTAGGTTGACGGCGCGGAGGGTTGGCATGGAGTTGCCGGTAGACTTGAGGCATGTGAAGGAAGAGTGAAGAAGGGACGACGAATCGAAGTACAGTTGAAATGGGCTGGACACGCTCTTCCTGCACCGGTGGCGCAGAAGGGGTAGACGTGCGTTCCGACAGCAGGGTGTGTCGGATTACCATGGTGTATGCGGTCGTTCTTGTCCTTGGGTCAAGTAAACCGTCTGCCAAAGTACGGCAGCGTCCAGCCGCGAGCCCATGCTTCGAGCGTAGAGGAGGAGGCTTGCGCTTTTTCGGCAGAGGTATGGAGCAGATTGAGGGAGAACAACGTGGTGCAGGAGATGCAAGGTTCACGCGCATGGTCACACGGG
It encodes:
- a CDS encoding Ecp2-2, yielding MQFTTTALAILLPAFAAAISNSCGGSSFVGVTANPGKNPLVSDCEALIADLAGDADWPVTTEGGSITSMGTFLSTLSLRPLVPGLVTRMSSIS